A DNA window from Pseudorasbora parva isolate DD20220531a chromosome 5, ASM2467924v1, whole genome shotgun sequence contains the following coding sequences:
- the c5h3orf38 gene encoding uncharacterized protein C3orf38 homolog isoform X1 produces the protein MSTLSMKEQSGCRKLLKLLSLDDLFALKDTVTNRLIAVESTEEAIEAIITYSQDAEELLKRKKVHRDVIFKYLANEGVAMPPNSDKHQLIRRTIGFWSSAEQISKSEKNTVITDEVGDGLSDLAALGKQFCQWFYHLLNSQNPGQGHPVQDWGPQHFWEDVRLRLLLCSGEQRVDEFNGAELVSKRLHALAGEERLLFCPNLEGFGLKCISSAHGLVIVAVAGTIHRDNACLGIFEQVFGLIRSPMDNNRWKIKYVYIKVEAQSAITDRQLPLITYDSKELLRLCN, from the exons ATGTCAACGCTGTCAATGAAAGAGCAAAGTGGCTGTCGAAAACTGTTAAAATTATTATCCCTGGACGACTTGTTCGCCCTTAAAGATACAGTAACGAATCGTCTGATTGCTGTAGAGAGCACAGAAG AGGCCATTGAGGCCATCATAACTTACTCACAAGATGCTGAGGAGCTCCTCAAGAGAAAGAAGGTACACCGGGATGTTATTTTTAAGTATCTTGCCAATGAAGGAGTTGCCATGCCCCCTAATAGTGACAAACATCAGCTGATCAGGAGAACGATTGGGTTTTGGTCGTCTGCTGAG CAGATCTCAAAGAGTGAGAAGAACACAGTCATTACAGATGAGGTTGGAGATGGTCTGTCAGACCTTGCAGCTTTGGGAAAACAGTTTTGCCAGTGGTTCTACCACCTTCTGAACTCTCAGAACCCTGGTCAAGGGCATCCGGTGCAGGACTGGGGTCCTCAGCATTTCTGGGAGGATGTGAGACTTCGGCTTCTCTTATGCTCTGGAGAGCAGCGTGTAGATGAGTTCAATGGGGCAGAGCTGGTCAGCAAGCGGCTACATGCTCTTGCAGGAGAAGAACGTCTGTTGTTCTGCCCAAACTTGGAAGGTTTtgggttaaaatgtatttcttcaGCTCATGGACTGGTGATAGTTGCTGTAGCAGGGACCATCCACCGTGACAATGCCTGCCTTGGGATTTTTGAGCAAGTGTTTGGGCTCATTCGCTCACCAATGGACAATAATCGTTGGAAAATAAAGTATGTCTATATAAAAGTAGAAGCACAAAGTGCTATAACAGATAGACAGTTACCGCTTATTACATACGACTCAAAAGAGTTGCTGAGGCTTTGCAATTGA
- the c5h3orf38 gene encoding uncharacterized protein C3orf38 homolog isoform X2, producing the protein MSTLSMKEQSGCRKLLKLLSLDDLFALKDTVTNRLIAVESTEEAIEAIITYSQDAEELLKRKKVHRDVIFKYLANEGVAMPPNSDKHQLIRRTIGFWSSAEISKSEKNTVITDEVGDGLSDLAALGKQFCQWFYHLLNSQNPGQGHPVQDWGPQHFWEDVRLRLLLCSGEQRVDEFNGAELVSKRLHALAGEERLLFCPNLEGFGLKCISSAHGLVIVAVAGTIHRDNACLGIFEQVFGLIRSPMDNNRWKIKYVYIKVEAQSAITDRQLPLITYDSKELLRLCN; encoded by the exons ATGTCAACGCTGTCAATGAAAGAGCAAAGTGGCTGTCGAAAACTGTTAAAATTATTATCCCTGGACGACTTGTTCGCCCTTAAAGATACAGTAACGAATCGTCTGATTGCTGTAGAGAGCACAGAAG AGGCCATTGAGGCCATCATAACTTACTCACAAGATGCTGAGGAGCTCCTCAAGAGAAAGAAGGTACACCGGGATGTTATTTTTAAGTATCTTGCCAATGAAGGAGTTGCCATGCCCCCTAATAGTGACAAACATCAGCTGATCAGGAGAACGATTGGGTTTTGGTCGTCTGCTGAG ATCTCAAAGAGTGAGAAGAACACAGTCATTACAGATGAGGTTGGAGATGGTCTGTCAGACCTTGCAGCTTTGGGAAAACAGTTTTGCCAGTGGTTCTACCACCTTCTGAACTCTCAGAACCCTGGTCAAGGGCATCCGGTGCAGGACTGGGGTCCTCAGCATTTCTGGGAGGATGTGAGACTTCGGCTTCTCTTATGCTCTGGAGAGCAGCGTGTAGATGAGTTCAATGGGGCAGAGCTGGTCAGCAAGCGGCTACATGCTCTTGCAGGAGAAGAACGTCTGTTGTTCTGCCCAAACTTGGAAGGTTTtgggttaaaatgtatttcttcaGCTCATGGACTGGTGATAGTTGCTGTAGCAGGGACCATCCACCGTGACAATGCCTGCCTTGGGATTTTTGAGCAAGTGTTTGGGCTCATTCGCTCACCAATGGACAATAATCGTTGGAAAATAAAGTATGTCTATATAAAAGTAGAAGCACAAAGTGCTATAACAGATAGACAGTTACCGCTTATTACATACGACTCAAAAGAGTTGCTGAGGCTTTGCAATTGA